One Malus domestica chromosome 11, GDT2T_hap1 genomic region harbors:
- the LOC103429862 gene encoding large ribosomal subunit protein uL16 codes for MGRRPARCYRQIKNKPYPKSRFCRGVPDPKIRIYDVGMKKKGVDEFPFCIHLVSWEKENVSSEALEAARIACNKYMTKFAGKDTFHLRVRVHPFHVLRINKMLSCAGADRLQTGMRGAFGKPLGTCARVAIGQVLLSVRCKESNKSHAAEALRRAKFKFPGRQKIIESRKWGFTKFSRADYVRLKSEGRIVPDGVNAKLLGCHGSLALRRPGGAFIDAAVN; via the exons ATGGGGAGAAGACCCGCCAGATGCTACCGCCAGATTAAGAACAAACCCTACCCGAAATCCCGCTTCTGCCGCGGTGTGCCCGACCCCAAGATCCGAATCTATGATGTCGGCATGAAGAAGAAGGGCGTCGACGAGTTCCCCTTCTGCATTCACCTCGTGTCCTGGGAGAAGGAAAACGTTTCCAGCGAGGCTCTTGAGGCGGCGCGAATCGCCTGCAACAAGTACATGACCAAGTTCGCCGGCAAGGACACGTTCCACCTGAGGGTTAGGGTTCACCCCTTCCATGTCCTCCGAATTAACAAGATGCTTTCGTGCGCCGGAGCCGATAGGCTTCAGACTGGTATGCGCGGAGCTTTCGGGAAGCCGCTCGGGACCTGCGCTAGGGTTGCTATTGGGCAGGTGCTGCTCTCTGTTCGTTGCAAGGAAAGCAACAAGAGCCACGCAGCCGAGGCCCTCCGCCGTGCCAAGTTCAAGTTTCCCGGCCGCCAAAAGATCATTGAGAGCAGGAAATG GGGATTCACCAAGTTCAGCAGAGCTGACTATGTGAGGTTGAAGTCTGAGGGACGAATTGTACCTGATGGTGTCAATGCCAAG CTTTTGGGATGCCATGGATCTTTGGCGTTGCGTCGTCCTGGTGGAGCATTCATTGATGCTGCTGTGAACTGA